The genomic stretch TCGCCGGCGGCGAAAGTGGGAATGTCGTCGCGGAGCTGGGTGGCCTCCACGAGGCCCATGAGGTCGGTCGCCATGATCGGTTCGGTCTGGGTTGGGTGCGCGCCAAACATGTCGCGGGCGCGAACAGGGAAGGTAGGGAGCGGCTCGGGCCAAACGCGGCCCTGGCGCCGTCTACGGGGATTCTTCGCCCGCCGCGTCCGCGTCGGGCAGGAGGTCGGGTCGGCGGGTGCGGGTGCGGTCGAGCCGCTGCTCCTCGCGCCACGCCAGAATGGCCCCGTGGTCGCCCGAGCGAAGCACGTCGGGCACGTCGAGGCCGCGGAACGACGCCGGGCGCGTGTAGCTGGGCGCGTCCAGCAGGCCGTCCTGGAACGAGTCGCTGAGCGCCGAGCCCGCGTCGCCGAGCACGCCCGGCACCAGCCGCGCGATCGCGTCGATCAGGATCAGCGCCGGGAGTTCGCCGCCGGACAGCACGAAGTCGCCGACGGAGATCTCGCGCGTGACGAGCACGTCGCGGACCCGCTGGTCGATGTTCTTGTAGTGACCGGCGATCAGCAGTAGCCGACCGGTCAGCGACAGCTGGTTGGCCATCGGCTGATCCAGCGTCTCGCCGTCGGGGGTCAGGAAGATGACCTCGTCGTACGGGCCGTGCGCTTCGGTCAGCGCCTCGACGCAGGCGAACAGCGGCTCGGGCTTGAGCACCATCCCCCCCATCCCGCCGTACGGGATGTCGTCGATCTGCCGATGCTTGCCCGGCGCCCAGTCGCGGAGGTCGTGGACCGCCACCTCGACGAGCCCCTTGTCCTGGGCCCGCTTCAAGATGGAGTGCTCCAGCGGACTCCGGACGAGGTCGGGCAGCGCGGTGACGAGGTCGAATCGGATCATGACGGGAGGGACACGGGAGGCGGGAGACGACGCGCAGAGGAGCTCGGCCCACGCACCTTGGCTCCCTCCATCCCTCTACTCGTCGAACAGCCCCTCGGGCGGGCGGACGTAGAGGCGACGCGCGGCGAGATCCAGGCGGACCACGAACTCTTCCACGTCGGGCAGCAGCACCTGGCTCTTGCCGGGCCGGTCGATGGCGAAGAGGAGTTGCGAGCCGTCGTAGAGGTCGCTCACCGTGCCGAAGGGCTCGTCCGCCTCGGTGCCGTCCTCGGCCACCTCGACCACGTCGAGGCCGATCAGGTCGTGGAGGTAGGCCTGCCCCTCGTCGAGCGCGGGCAGGTCGTCGGGGTCAGCGAAGAGTTGCTCGTTGCGGAGCGCCTCGGCGGCCTCCAGCGAGTCGACCCCCTCCAGCGACAGCAGCACGACCGTGCGCCCCTTCGGGTACTGGAAGCGGACGCCCTCCACGACCACCGGCCGCGCCTCGGCCTCGGAGGCGCCGAGGTAGAGGGTCTCGAGGTCGGCGAACCGCTGCGGGTCGTCGGTCTCGGGCACCACCTTCATCTCGCCGCGGACCCCGTGGGTCTTGCCTACGCGGCC from Rubrivirga sp. SAORIC476 encodes the following:
- the trmD gene encoding tRNA (guanosine(37)-N1)-methyltransferase TrmD, which codes for MIRFDLVTALPDLVRSPLEHSILKRAQDKGLVEVAVHDLRDWAPGKHRQIDDIPYGGMGGMVLKPEPLFACVEALTEAHGPYDEVIFLTPDGETLDQPMANQLSLTGRLLLIAGHYKNIDQRVRDVLVTREISVGDFVLSGGELPALILIDAIARLVPGVLGDAGSALSDSFQDGLLDAPSYTRPASFRGLDVPDVLRSGDHGAILAWREEQRLDRTRTRRPDLLPDADAAGEESP
- the rimM gene encoding ribosome maturation factor RimM (Essential for efficient processing of 16S rRNA), whose amino-acid sequence is MRRSRPFFLSLSDDPMAIDPDRLLLMGRVGKTHGVRGEMKVVPETDDPQRFADLETLYLGASEAEARPVVVEGVRFQYPKGRTVVLLSLEGVDSLEAAEALRNEQLFADPDDLPALDEGQAYLHDLIGLDVVEVAEDGTEADEPFGTVSDLYDGSQLLFAIDRPGKSQVLLPDVEEFVVRLDLAARRLYVRPPEGLFDE